One Halobacterium sp. DL1 DNA window includes the following coding sequences:
- a CDS encoding ABC transporter, producing the protein MSTQSATGSGAAVDTGAWGYFRFFLFSLKKRFILLVRYPVNTLSQIGTIALVFLVIFYGGRAVAPAAISDTLGGIIVGYLLWSMSISAYMGLAWNATRESQWGTLEQLFMSPFGFGRVMIAKTVGNMVDTFLRGAITLAVMLVVSGRTLAVDPITVLPIAALAVAPAVGIGFLFGGLAIRFKRVENAFQLMQFGFIGLIAAPVAQYPWMKWLPLAQGSQLLQTAMRDGIALWNLPPGELGVLIVTAVGYLVAGYAALTYCQRWARREGVMGHY; encoded by the coding sequence GTGAGCACGCAGTCCGCGACGGGCAGCGGCGCGGCCGTCGACACGGGCGCCTGGGGCTACTTCCGGTTCTTCCTCTTCTCCCTGAAAAAGCGGTTCATCCTGCTGGTCCGCTACCCGGTGAACACGCTCTCACAGATCGGGACCATCGCGCTCGTCTTCCTCGTCATCTTCTACGGGGGGCGCGCGGTCGCTCCCGCCGCCATCTCCGACACGCTCGGCGGCATCATCGTCGGCTACCTGCTGTGGAGCATGTCCATCTCCGCCTACATGGGGCTGGCCTGGAACGCCACCCGTGAGTCCCAGTGGGGGACCCTCGAACAGCTGTTCATGTCGCCGTTCGGCTTCGGGCGCGTGATGATAGCGAAGACGGTCGGCAACATGGTCGACACGTTCCTCCGCGGCGCCATCACGCTCGCCGTCATGCTCGTCGTCTCCGGTCGCACGCTCGCCGTCGACCCCATCACTGTCCTGCCGATAGCGGCGCTCGCAGTGGCGCCAGCCGTCGGCATCGGGTTCCTCTTCGGCGGGCTGGCCATCCGGTTCAAGCGCGTCGAGAACGCCTTCCAGTTGATGCAGTTCGGGTTCATCGGCCTCATCGCAGCGCCCGTCGCCCAGTACCCCTGGATGAAGTGGCTCCCGCTCGCCCAGGGGAGCCAGCTCCTGCAGACCGCGATGCGAGACGGAATCGCCCTGTGGAACCTCCCGCCGGGCGAACTCGGCGTCCTGATCGTCACTGCCGTCGGCTACCTCGTCGCCGGCTACGCCGCGCTCACGTACTGCCAGCGGTGGGCGCGCCGCGAGGGCG
- a CDS encoding ABC transporter ATP-binding protein — protein sequence MSQATQRERPPGESTGDADAEAVLSVDGLRKTYGEGEDAVTAVVDVSFEVDRGEVVGVLGPNGAGKTTTIKSILGLVVPTAGDVEIAGIDASDNQRAVYRHVGAMLEGARNVYWRLTVRENLEFFAALGGQSPHASRERHDELLDQFGLAEKADHTVNDLSRGQKQKVSLAATLARGTDVVFLDEPTLGLDVEASLELRRELRRLADEEDITIVLSSHDMDVVEDVCDRVVILSDGQVIADDSVEDLVGVFDTQAYRISVDGVVPDDVRARLDAAFRVDDWERFGDHTRFEVTLTEETTLYDVLDALRDADLALADVDGRDPNLEDVFLEVTNHSLGGDAA from the coding sequence ATGAGTCAGGCGACACAGCGAGAGCGGCCGCCCGGCGAGTCGACCGGCGACGCGGATGCCGAGGCGGTGCTGTCGGTCGATGGGTTACGCAAGACGTACGGCGAAGGCGAGGATGCCGTCACTGCCGTCGTCGACGTCTCCTTCGAAGTGGACCGCGGCGAGGTCGTCGGCGTGCTCGGCCCGAACGGGGCGGGGAAGACGACGACCATCAAGTCGATTCTCGGCCTCGTCGTGCCGACCGCGGGCGACGTCGAGATCGCCGGCATCGACGCCAGCGACAACCAGCGCGCCGTCTACCGCCACGTCGGAGCAATGCTGGAGGGCGCGCGGAACGTCTACTGGCGGCTCACCGTCCGCGAGAATCTCGAATTCTTCGCGGCGCTGGGCGGCCAGAGTCCCCACGCCTCCCGCGAGCGCCACGACGAACTCCTCGACCAGTTCGGTCTCGCCGAGAAGGCTGACCATACGGTCAACGACCTCTCACGCGGCCAGAAGCAGAAGGTCTCGCTGGCGGCCACGCTCGCCCGCGGCACCGACGTCGTGTTCCTCGACGAACCGACGCTCGGCCTCGACGTTGAGGCATCCCTGGAACTCCGCCGCGAACTCCGACGACTCGCCGACGAGGAGGACATCACCATCGTCCTCTCGAGTCACGACATGGACGTCGTCGAGGACGTCTGCGACCGCGTCGTCATCCTCTCGGACGGCCAGGTCATCGCTGACGACTCCGTCGAGGACCTCGTCGGCGTCTTCGACACGCAGGCCTATCGCATCTCGGTCGACGGCGTCGTCCCGGACGACGTCAGGGCCCGCCTCGACGCCGCGTTCCGCGTCGACGACTGGGAGCGGTTCGGCGACCACACGCGCTTCGAGGTGACCCTCACCGAGGAGACCACGCTCTACGACGTCCTCGACGCGCTCCGGGACGCCGACCTGGCGCTCGCCGACGTCGACGGCCGCGACCCGAACCTGGAGGACGTCTTCCTCGAGGTCACCAACCACAGTCTCGGAGGTGACGCGGCGTGA